A stretch of DNA from Caldalkalibacillus uzonensis:
AGAGATTTTGGCCCCTGGCCGTCTCCGGCACCAGGAACGTTTTGCTTACCATTTTGTTAAAATAGTCTTTGATGTCTGGAAAAGAGAGGGGACTTCCGCAGAGGAATGGATCAGCCACGATAGCTTTTCATGGGACCGGAATACTGGGGATATACAAGGCATTGGTGTGCTAGACGGATGTCTTTATTTGGGTACGATGTGGTTTTTTTCTCCAGTTGCAAAGCAAATGGATGAGCGGTTGTGGCATGAAAAGCTCCAAAGACCTGACATGAAAGCAGGAGTCACCAGAACAGAGGCAGATGGACTGCACTTCCGCTGGCTGGCAGCGGATGGATTGGTCTTGAAACAACAGATGGAGCGGGTTTGGCATCAATTGAAAGAGATGGTTTCCGCAACTCATCAGTTCTAGATGGAAAGAAGAGGTGAAGATAAAAGAGGTGGAAATAATCAAACGAATTGTTCGGTATGAACCGTAATTTGGAGACATTGAAAATAGCTTTGGGTGTAAAGGAATAAAGACAGGAAAAGCATGAGGAGCCACTCCGTTGAGGGAGTGGCTCTTTATACTTAGCTTGCCTAAACCTGTTTTAAACACTTTTTGTAAGATTATATAACATAACTTGATGTTAGGATGGTGTCATTTAAACATGATGTAAACTTTTATTACGAGATTTGAGACTTTTTAGCAAAATTCTTTTATGCTAAAGATAACCGAAACATTACATTTACTCATTCGTTCATGGTTATTAAAGGAGATGATGGTGATCCTCCGGGTGATTTATCAGTTTGTGCTGATTGTTGGCGTGTACGTGTTGGGCAGTTTGGTGGTCATATTTTTAAACTCCGCCTGCCAGGAAGTATGGTGGGAATGCTGCTTCTTTTTCTGGCACTTTGGTCAGGAATGATGAAACTGGAGTGGGTGGAACAAGCAGCTGATCTGCACCTGAAACATATGACCTTGTTCTTTATACCACCCATTGTGGGGATCGTGTACTTTGCAGATGTATTTCTAAGGCAGGGGATTACGGTGTTGTTGGTGATCATGATTAGCAGTGTGTGTGTTGCTAGGAACGGCGTACACGGTTGAATTAGCTGATAAGTGGAAGAGGAGGAGATAAATTGGGAACCCTTGCTTTCCAAACATTAACGATCACATTGGTGACGAGTGTAAGTTATGTTCTGGGACTTAGGTTGTTTCGCCAGCTGAATAGAACATTTCTCAATCCCCTATTCACGGCCACATTGTTTATGGTAGTGCTACTATCTGTGTTGAAGATCGACTACCACATGTTTGCTGAAGGGACACGCGTTTTTACTTTCCTTTTAAATACCGCTACTGTT
This window harbors:
- a CDS encoding CidA/LrgA family protein, encoding MLLLFLALWSGMMKLEWVEQAADLHLKHMTLFFIPPIVGIVYFADVFLRQGITVLLVIMISSVCVARNGVHG
- a CDS encoding urease accessory protein UreD, whose translation is METYIQNGDIRDRQSLLTYLRHYLLWAEILAPGRLRHQERFAYHFVKIVFDVWKREGTSAEEWISHDSFSWDRNTGDIQGIGVLDGCLYLGTMWFFSPVAKQMDERLWHEKLQRPDMKAGVTRTEADGLHFRWLAADGLVLKQQMERVWHQLKEMVSATHQF